The Malus domestica chromosome 06, GDT2T_hap1 genome has a segment encoding these proteins:
- the LOC103438305 gene encoding nascent polypeptide-associated complex subunit beta, with protein sequence MNREKLMKMAGAVRTGGKGSVRRKKKAVHKTTTTDDKRLQSTLKRIGVNAIPAIEEVNIFKDDVVIQFINPKVQASIAANTWVVSGSPQTKKLQDILPSIISHLGPDNLDNLKKLAEQFQKQAPGAGGATAQEDDDDEVPELVAGETFEAAAEEKDKEENQAS encoded by the exons ATGAATAGGGAGAAACTTATGAAGATGGCTGGTGCGGTTCGCACTGGTGGAAAGGGCAGCGTGAGGAG AAAGAAGAAGGCTGTTCACAAGACAACTACCACAGACGACAAACGGCTTCAGAGCACCCTCAAGAGGATAGGGGTGAATGCTATTCCTGCAATCGAGGAAGTTAACATATTCAAGGATGATGTAGTTATCCAGTTCATAAACCCCAAAG TTCAAGCTTCAATTGCTGCCAACACCTGGGTTGTTAGCGGTTCTCCTCAAACAAAGA AGTTGCAAGATATTCTTCCCAGTATTATCAGCCACTTGG GGCCTGATAACTTGGACAATTTGAAGAAGTTGGCTGAGCAGTTCCAGAAGCAAGCACCTGGTGCTGGTGGAGCCACTGCACAAGAGGACGATGATGATGAGGTCCCTGAGCTTGTGGCTGGGGAGACCTTTGAAGCTGCTGCAGAGGAGAAGGACAAGGAGGAGAATCAAGCTTCTTAG